One window from the genome of Salvelinus fontinalis isolate EN_2023a chromosome 3, ASM2944872v1, whole genome shotgun sequence encodes:
- the LOC129851280 gene encoding uncharacterized protein LOC129851280 isoform X1 — protein MLHCYATLLCYTATLHCYATLLHCYATLLHCYATLLHCYATLLHCYATLLCYTATLLCYTATLLCYTATLLCYTATLLSYTATLLSYTATLLCYTAMLHCYTVMLHCYTVMLHCYTVMLHCNTVMLHCYATLLCYTVMLHCYATLLCYTVMLHCYATLLRYTVMLHCYTVMLHCYPAMLHCYATLLCYTVMLHCNTVMLHCYATLLCYTAMIHCYATLLHCYATLLHCRATLLNCYATLLRYAVMLHLCYTATLLRYALMLHCYTVMLHCYTVLLHCYNMLLHCTNWISQATVTIPYVQESPKVSLLSTVSLIVLWRAVVEQ, from the coding sequence ATGCTACACTGTTATGCTACACTGTTATGCTACACTGCTACGCTACACTGTTATGCTACACTGCTACACTGTTATGCTACATTGCTACACTGTTATGCTACATTGCTACACTGTTATGCTACACTGCTACACTGTTATGCTACACTGTTATGCTACACTGCTACACTGTTATGCTACACTGCTACACTGTTATGCTACACTGCTACACTGTTATGCTACACTGCTACACTGCTAAGCTACACTGCTACACTGCTAAGCTACACTGCTACACTGTTATGCTACACTGCTATGCTACACTGCTACACTGTTATGCTACACTGCTACACTGTTATGCTACACTGCTACACTGTTATGCTACACTGCAACACTGTTATGCTACACTGTTATGCTACACTGTTATGCTACACTGTTATGCTACACTGTTATGCTACACTGTTATGCTACACTGTTATGCTACACTGCTACGCTACACTGCTACGCTACACTGTTATGCTACACTGCTACACTGTTATGCTACACTGCTACCCTGCTATGCTACACTGTTATGCTACACTGCTATGCTACACTGTTATGCTACACTGCAACACTGTTATGCTACACTGTTATGCTACACTGTTATGCTACACTGCTATGATACACTGTTATGCTACACTGCTACACTGTTATGCTACACTGCTACACTGTCGTGCTACACTGCTAAACTGTTATGCTACACTGTTACGCTACGCTGTTATGTTACACTTATGCTACACTGCTACACTGTTACGCTACGCTCTTATGCTACACTGCTACACTGTTATGCTACACTGCTACACTGTTCTGCTACACTGTTATAATATGCTGCTACACTGCACTAACTGGATCAGTCAGGCTACTGTCACTATTCCCTATGTGCAGGAATCCCCCAAAGTTTCTCTGTTATCAACTGTGTCATTGATTGTATTGTGGAGGGCTGTAGTAGAACAGTGA